The following proteins come from a genomic window of Nycticebus coucang isolate mNycCou1 chromosome 11, mNycCou1.pri, whole genome shotgun sequence:
- the LOC128560203 gene encoding 60S ribosomal protein L36-like encodes MALRYPMAVGLNKGHKVTKNVSKPRHSLRCGRLTKHTKFLRDMIREVCGFAQYERRAMELHKVFKDKWALKFIKKRVGVGKHICAKRKREELSNVLAAMRKAVAKKD; translated from the exons ATGGCTCTGCGCTACCCCATGGCCGTGGGTCTCAACAAGGGCCACAAGGTGACCAAGAACGTGAGCAAACCGAGGCACAGCCTCCGCTGCGGGCGCCTAACCAAACACACAAAGTTCTTGCGGGACATGATCCGAGAAGTGTGTGGCTTTGCCCAGTATGAGCGGCGTGCCATGGAGCTGCACAAGGTCTTCAAGGACAAATGGGCCCTCAAGTTCATCAAGAAAAGAGtggg agtggggAAACACATCTGTGCTAAAAGGAAGCGGGAGGAGCTGAGCAACGTCCTGGCCGCCATGAGGAAAGCAGTTGCCAAGAAGGACTGA